The Henckelia pumila isolate YLH828 chromosome 2, ASM3356847v2, whole genome shotgun sequence genome includes a window with the following:
- the LOC140884700 gene encoding calcium-dependent protein kinase 29, which translates to MGLCFTKLKKFKDIPISSSPPPPPHHRYSVPQHRPAPASPPWKPSSPPPPRIATTTATTMTTQRPPNSNNIGPILAKPYTDITKLYDLDKELGRGHFGITYLCTEKATGIKYACKSISRRKLVTEKDIQDVRREILILEHLTGQPNIVEFKGAYEDTEHLHLVMELCSGGELFDRIAAKGSYSEKEASGIGMQILNVVHVCHFMGVMHRDLKPENFLMVNTTEDSPLMATDFGLSVFIEEGRTYREIVGSAYYIAPEVLGRSYGKEIDVWSAGVILYILLCGFPPFWAETERGILEAIRNNHVDFDSSPWPSISNAAKDLLKKLLTKDPKKRITAAEALEHPWLQKDGEASDAPIDSAVLIRMKQFRAMNKLKKLALKVMAESLQSEEELKGLRQMFNNIDTDRSGTITYEELKTGLTKLGSRLSETEIQQLMDAADVDRNGTIDYIEFITATMHKHRLEKEEILFKAFKHFDVDNSGFITRDELRQAMEKYGMGDDATIDEVIKDVDTNNDGRINYDEFAAMMRKGTVEVDGQQRRDY; encoded by the exons ATGGGATTGTGCTTCACCAAACTCAAAAAATTCAAAGACATCCCAATATCATCATCGCCACCACCTCCCCCTCATCACCGATATTCCGTCCCGCAGCACCGCCCCGCCCCAGCATCACCGCCGTGGAAACCATCTTCTCCTCCTCCTCCACGAATCGCCACCACCACGGCCACGACCATGACCACGCAAAGGCCACCTAATTCCAATAATATTGGACCCATTCTTGCCAAGCCTTACACGGACATAACCAAACTCTACGATCTCGACAAAGAACTCGGCAGAGGCCACTTCGGGATCACCTATCTCTGCACAGAAAAGGCCACTGGTATCAAATACGCATGCAAGTCCATCTCCAGAAGGAAACTGGTGACCGAAAAGGACATACAAGATGTGAGAAGAGAGATCTTGATCCTTGAGCATCTCACGGGACAGCCCAATATCGTGGAGTTCAAAGGGGCTTATGAAGATACAGAACACCTTCATTTGGTGATGGAGCTGTGCAGCGGAGGCGAACTTTTCGATAGGATCGCCGCCAAGGGGAGCTACTCAGAGAAAGAAGCGTCCGGGATCGGAATGCAGATTCTGAACGTGGTTCATGTTTGCCATTTCATGGGGGTCATGCATAGAGATCTCAAGCCCGAGAATTTCTTGATGGTGAACACGACTGAGGATTCTCCATTGATGGCTACTGATTTTGGCCTCTCTGTTTTCATTGAAGAAG gaAGAACCTATAGAGAGATAGTCGGAAGCGCGTATTACATCGCGCCGGAGGTGCTTGGACGAAGCTATGGAAAGGAGATAGACGTGTGGAGTGCTGGAGTCATACTCTACATACTTCTATGTGGATTTCCTCCTTTCTGGGCTG AAACGGAGAGAGGCATACTTGAAGCAATCAGGAACAATCACGTAGATTTTGATAGCTCTCCTTGGCCTTCTATATCCAATGCCGCAAAGGATCTCCTCAAAAAATTGCTGACCAAAGATCCCAAAAAGAGGATCACTGCTGCTGAGGCCCTTg AGCACCCATGGCTGCAAAAAGATGGTGAAGCATCCGATGCACCAATTGACAGTGCTGTATTGATCAGGATGAAGCAATTCCGGGCAATGAACAAGCTGAAGAAGCTTGCTCTTAag GTAATGGCAGAAAGCCTGCAGTCTGAAGAAGAACTCAAGGGATTGAGACAAATGTTCAACAACATCGACACGGACAGAAGCGGTACAATCACATATGAAGAACTCAAAACTGGCTTAACTAAGCTAGGATCCAGGCTCAGCGAAACAGAAATACAACAACTGATGGACGCC GCGGATGTGGACAGGAATGGAACTATAGACTACATCGAGTTCATTACTGCAACTATGCATAAGCATAGACTCGAGAAAGAAGAGATTTTGTTCAAGGCGTTCAAGCATTTTGATGTGGACAATAGCGG ATTTATAACAAGAGATGAGCTTAGACAAGCgatggaaaaatatggaatgGGAGATGATGCTACAATCGATGAAGTCATCAAGGATGTAGACACTAATAAT GATGGAAGGATTAATTACGATGAGTTCGCGGCTATGATGAGGAAAGGCACCGTGGAAGTTGATGGACAACAAAGAAGAGATTATTAA
- the LOC140880346 gene encoding uncharacterized protein — MDRYQKVEKPKVETTIDVNEIRITSQGRMRSYITYAMSLLQEKESDEIVFKAMGRAINKTVTIVELIKRRIVGLHQITAIQSTDITDTWEPLEEGLQTLETTRKVSMVTITLSKKELDKKNIGYQPPIPADQVKVATELDYDGGEGSPSTQGRGRFGRGRGRGRPRAPAGNGFASAEYEDGGYERNRGYSRGRGRGRGYGYRGRGRGRGGYDGPQVDNQYNARGYDQEAPRGRGWGRGTRGRGRGFRSNGPMNASAGGA, encoded by the exons ATGGATCGGTATCAAAAGGTGGAGAAACCTAAGGTGGAGACAACGATTGATGTTAACGAGATTCGAATTACGAGCCAAGGCAGGATGCGGAGCTACATCACTTATGCCATGAGCTTGCTTCAG GAGAAGGAGTCAGATGAAATAGTGTTCAAGGCAATGGGCAGAGCCATCAATAAAACAGTGACAATCGTGGAGTTAATCAAG AGGAGAATTGTTGGTCTGCATCAAATTACCGCAATTCAATCCACTGATATAACTGACACATGGGAACCATTGGAAGAAGGTCTCCAAAC GCTTGAAACCACAAGGAAAGTTTCGATGGTCACGATTACTCTCTCGAAAAAGGAGTTGGATAAGAAAAATATTGG GTACCAACCACCCATACCAGCTGACCAGGTTAAGGTTGCAACAGAGCTCGACTATGATGGAGGAG AGGGATCACCGTCTACCCAAGGAAGAGGCCGATTTGGTAGGGGGAGGGGCAGGGGGAGGCCCAGAGCCCCAGCTG GGAATGGTTTTGCATCAGCCGAGTATGAGGATGGAGGCTATGAACGGAATCGTGGATATTCTAGGGGCAGGGGACGGGGCAGAGGTTATGGTTACCGTGGCCGTGGCCGTGGAAGAGGAGGGTATGATGGTCCTCAGGTGGATAACCAGTACAATGCTAGAGGCTACGATCAAGAAGCTCCTCGTG GTCGTGGCTGGGGGAGAGGCACTCGTGGCAGGGGCCGTGGATTCCGATCTAATGGGCCGATGAATGCTTCTGCTGGAGGTGCTTAA
- the LOC140884846 gene encoding uncharacterized protein — protein MDFLRNDTRYRGCIVLFCLWICSFLIEAPAQSLVKQEGFWFGDQPASSESILIEAFFDPVCPDTRDSWSPLKTALDHYGSAVALVVYTFPLPYHDNAFVSSRLLHVVNKLNASATFNVLEKIFEHQKSLYGAATFNASRSIVVDKMVKFATDALGTSYLSSIRSGFTDPKTDHATRVSFEYGCIRGVYGTPFFFVNGLPLTDVGSELSYEEWRRVIDPLVNKYGIGRGSSSEDSGLSTLRSK, from the exons ATGGATTTCTTGCGCAATGATACGAGATATCGTGGCTGTATTGTGCTGTTTTGTCTATGGATATGCTCCTTCCTAATCGAAGCTCCGGCCCAGTCTCTGGTGAAGCAAGAAGGGTTTTGGTTCGGCGACCAACCTGCCAGTTCTGAATCAATCTTGATCGAAGCTTTCTTCGACCCGGTTTGCCCCGACACTCGGGATTCTTGGTCACCTCTCAAAACAGCCCTAGACCACTACGGCTCTGCCGTTGCTCTTGTTGTTTATACTTTTCCGTTGCC TTATCATGATAACGCTTTCGTGTCTTCCCGTTTGTTGCATGTCGTCAACAAACTGAACGCCTCAGCCACATTCAATGTGCTGGAAAAGATTTTCGAGCATCAG AAAAGCTTATATGGGGCAGCAACGTTCAACGCATCGAGATCAATCGTGGTGGACAAGATGGTAAAGTTTGCGACCGATGCACTTGGAACATCGTACCTCTCTTCGATCAGATCTGGTTTTACAGACCCGAAGACCGACCACGCAACAAGAGTCTCTTTCGAG TACGGTTGCATACGAGGAGTTTATGGCACGCCTTTCTTCTTTGTGAACGGATTACCCTTGACAGACGTGGGCTCGGAGCTGAGCTATGAAGAGTGGAGAAGGGTAATAGATCCTTTGGTGAATAAATATGGCATTGGCAGAGGAAGTAGTAGTGAGGATTCTGGTCTCAGTACTCTTCGGAGTAAATGA